Within Astyanax mexicanus isolate ESR-SI-001 chromosome 2, AstMex3_surface, whole genome shotgun sequence, the genomic segment tataccattccgactccctattggtttatactgtgatccatcacacctgcacatgtcccctcccacacacacactctccagcaagaacatagcagatgtatgtagtctagtatgaaggtGATCTGTGCAGatactcaagagaactccagacaaaccagcccaactaaacttctttaactttaatatatttacattctactaaaatacattaatttacaatcagcatatatgcagctgaaacactgtagggaacagcctagtgcaaaatcccaaattatattatcaacattaacattttaataatagaacattccAGCTATTATagctttatttaaatgtgtttttggggGGATTATGTGCCAATGCCTAAGCTtgtgttcttaatggctttatttccccccctattttacattacttttacttttatactttaagtagttttgaattcagtatttttttaaacactttttcttaaagagtaaaaagcttgagttaatacttcaACTCCTACAGAAGTATTTCACACCCTAGTATCTAcagtatacttctacctacagagtaatgaatgaaacAACTTTCACACCTTTAATTTCTGCAAAAGTGGGTGAGGTCCCAAGCTGGAGAAAaggcaaatcaaataaaaaatgatgagtttctttgattttatcaaattataaacctctggaatataatcaagaggaagatggatgatcacaaaccatcaaaccaccaaactgaactgcttgaatttttacaccaggagtaaagcagcataaagttatccaaaagcagtgtgtaagactggtggaggagaacatgatgccaagatgcataaaaaactgtgattaaaaccagggttaatccaccaaatattgatttattaaagctttaaagctttatgaatatgaacttgttttctttgcattatttgaggtctgaaagctctgcatctttttttgttatttcagacatttctcattttctgcaaataaatgctctaaatgacaatatttttatttggaatttggagaaatgttatatgtattttatagaataaaataacaatgttcatttcactcaataaataaataaataaataaatagcaaaatatgaGAAACTGACtaagaaacagaagtggtctcttaattttttccagagctgtatataatgatTTATCCCATGAATTCTACACAATTCTTTCACAGTATGTTTTTTCAAAAAATGGTAATCTTagtcatgtttttttataataactatattatactctctctctctctttctcagtgttGTCTCTAGAGTGTTATTCGTGTGTTTTCCCGGCCATCTCTCCACTCGACTGTCTGAAGTTTCCACAGGAGTGTCCTGAAGGTCAGCGCTGTCTGTCCAGTGAGGCTGTGGCAGTCAGAGGTGAGAAATACAATACACTTataaataaagtggccagtgagcggacgtgcaaggtaggtgtttccaataaagtggacagtgagtggatgcACCAAataataggtgtttccaataaagtggccagtaagtggagtCAGCAAgtaataggtgtttccaataaagtggccagtgaatggaagtagTTGGTTGTAGTTGACCAGCAGAGGGTGGTAAAACTCTATGTATCAATATTGAGTGCAGCAGCTGAATGTCTGAGGGATTGTTgatgttaatgttttaataatggcatttaaaacattaaagcatACAATACAaagcttttatgtatataataactaattttttctttattaaaaaacccTAGAAAAAACGTTTTTACGAGTTTAGGCTTAGACATGCCTATTCTTCTCTATTTACTTCAGCCTAACTATTCTCTTCACAGGGTTTCTGCTGCATTTTAGTTCGTGTTTTGCaaaaaatgaacataaatacagtcaatttcggtcatgaataaaggaaataaatctTTTACTGGAGGGATGACTGTATGTGTGCTactgcagtaagcatttaaggtggaacgataATCCGAATAAGGCGCTGGTGAAAAATCAAAATCAAGTTCGGCTTCTGATCCGTTAGTTTAAATTTCCCATTTTCgtttggatcatcaaataaaaaaacagaaaatacaagccgttatttgttttttgatattatataaaaaaattaaataattattattttttttaattttcagattttgattctcaattgaatatcaaatgaaagAATGAAACACGGattccaactctacctcttcacaacttcacaactgatgctcttaaacgcattaacattaagagacaagaaattcaagtaattaactcttgatgggttcagcacagctgttaactgaaagccagaattccaggagactctacctcataaagctgactgagaaaatccagcagagatgtgtaaaactgtctctatctaagcaagagatgatacttttaaaaaaaactaagataTTACTTTGGATgacgtgtctctctctctctctctctctctctgtaggttcTGTCGTTATAGTCCTGCATGAGAAAGGCTGTGCGATGGAGACTCAGTGTGGGAAAAGTGGAGAGAAGCATGCAGCCGGGCTGAACTTCACCTACGATAATCAGTGCTGCGACACCGACC encodes:
- the LOC111193040 gene encoding lymphocyte antigen 6D-like, producing the protein MSGFTGSVLLLLCCLPLAVLSLECYSCVFPAISPLDCLKFPQECPEGQRCLSSEAVAVRGSVVIVLHEKGCAMETQCGKSGEKHAAGLNFTYDNQCCDTDLCNSALRVSAPCWRDLLLGLVSVTLVLLLQ